From Ochotona princeps isolate mOchPri1 chromosome X, mOchPri1.hap1, whole genome shotgun sequence, one genomic window encodes:
- the TEX13C gene encoding putative testis-expressed protein 13C codes for MAVDFGDHASGFRHNEVIRFVNNEVLMNGGGPDFYMAFRSRPWTEVEDRLQEVLVDPQVPRTLKRACAWSALALGVRAAERQREQQVLTLQQLQQHLEDREVASWTLASELKHLREERDSLAAQLRSTQAILQQTLSERDLMRWRLLRAEKATQTYLLSQQVVGGLGAEQLGGVPWCLGEDPKEAVAARAEGVPNLEAQIPVPGTLLYLPATSPWFQAIQPSLPISLSHPHSSHAPLSVGLTCSTPVPAPRVKPAGAMGALASQAESASQFHPEKSFPSGMWATQGTPDVMAQLCDPNGQGQYKYPENFLEDSMHHCHSQEEDPVCPLGTASLRDNSILEKEVLMMPHDLMPQGESNNHDSNKDPGMSQGVGSPGQGSSLDKKEPLTPHRMATVIETNSDEKKDLVVMLQGPAPKGLDSTLNQKEDLGTPQETVPLSQTSSAAQVNDSTKPHVVIPLEPSGQISQKKDSVMPQGMATMAQNSSHIQKKDPVVPIGRDSMEDNMNHNQRKDPIRPQETASLRQSSSHKQKKDLLNPQGKAPLGQSDSSWQKKDPQMPNAIAPGAPSRNLGQKKDPVMSQRTTTLGQNNSHNLKNSEFSDGIAPLQVSSKPAPKKDIVKPQGKVAFGHSRSHTKEDPVEKKPLATPLGDKNCGGKKIVKKQQAQPQKAKQPKGKKVLEFYHHKAAAYSSLKDWDCPYCKSSNFSWRISCYKCRKSCIMVKNGCVAPKQTH; via the coding sequence ATGGCTGTAGACTTCGGAGACCACGCCAGCGGCTTCCGCCATAATGAAGTCATCCGCTTTGTCAACAACGAAGTCCTCATGAATGGCGGTGGCCCAGACTTCTACATGGCCTTCCGTTCGCGACCATGGACGGAGGTAGAAGACCGGCTTCAGGAGGTCCTGGTGGACCCACAGGTACCACGAACCCTCAAGAGGGCCTGTGCCTGGAGCGCCCTGGCCCTGGGTGTGCGAGCTGCCgagaggcagagggaacagcaagTGCTCACTctccagcaactgcagcagcacttAGAGGACCGCGAAGTGGCATCCTGGACTCTGGCCTCTGAACTGAAGCATCTGCGGGAAGAGCGTGACTCTTTGGCTGCACAGCTACGTTCCACACAGGCCATCTTGCAGCAGACGCTGAGTGAGCGCGACCTGATGCGCTGGAGGCTGCTGCGGGCTGAGAAGGCTACACAGACTTACCTGCTGTCCCAGCAGGTTGTAGGAGGTTTGGGAGCTGAACAGCTTGGAGGTGTGCCATGGTGCTTGGgtgaagacccaaaagaagctgtgGCTGCGAGGGCAGAAGGAGTACCAAATCTGGAGGCTCAAATACCGGTGCCTGGAACTTTGCTCTACCTGCCAGCAACAAGCCCATGGTTTCAGGCAATACAGCCTTCTCTGCCAATCTCACTGTCACATCCACATTCAAGTCATGCACCGTTGTCAGTGGGCTTGACATGCTCAACACCTGTACCAGCTCCAAGAGTAAAACCGGCAGGTGCAATGGGAGcattggcatcacaggcagaaagTGCTTCCCAATTCCATCCAGAAAAGAGCTTTCCATCTGGCATGTGGGCTACACAGGGAACCCCAGATGTAATGGCACAGCTGTGTGATCCAAATGGCCAGGGCCAGTATAAATATCCTGAAAATTTCCTGGAGGACAGTATGCATCATTGTCATAGTCAAGAGGAAGATCCTGTGTGTCCTCTTGGGACAGCCTCCTTGAGAGATAACAGCATCCTGGAAAAAGAAGTTTTAATGATGCCCCATGACTTAATGCCTCAGGGGGAGAGTAACAACCATGACTCAAACAAAGATCCAGGAATGTCCCAGGGGGTGGGCTCCCCAGGTCAGGGCAGCAGCCTTGACAAGAAAGAACCATTGACGCCCCACAGGATGGCCACCGTCATAGAGACCAACAGTGATGAAAAGAAAGATTTAGTAGTAATGCTTCAGGGGCCAGCTCCCAAGGGCCTGGACAGCACCCTCAACCAGAAGGAAGATCTAGGGACACCCCAGGAAACAGTTCCCCTGAGCCAGACCAGCAGTGCTGCTCAGGTGAATGATTCAACAAAGCCACATGTGGTGATCCCCCTAGAGCCAAGTGGCCAGATCTCCCAGAAAAAAGATTCAGTGATGCCCCAGGGCATGGCCACCATGGCACAGAACAGCAGTCACATCCAGAAGAAGGATCCAGTGGTGCCCATTGGAAGAGACTCCATGGAAGATAACATGAACCATAACCAAAGGAAAGATCCCATCAGGCCCCAAGAGACAGCCTCACTGAGGCAGAGCAGCAGTcataagcagaagaaagatctacTGAATCCCCAGGGGAAAGCCCCTCTGGGACAGAGCGATAGCTCTTGGCAAAAGAAAGATCCACAGATGCCTAATGCGATTGCCCCCGGGGCACCGAGCAGAAACCTCGGCCAGAAGAAAGATCCAGTGATGTCCCAGAGGACGACCACTCTTGGACAGAATAATAGCCACAACTTGAAAAATTCAGAGTTTTCTGATGGGATAGCCCCCCTGCAAGTCAGCAGTAAACCAGCTCCGAAGAAAGATATAGTAAAGCCCCAGGGGAAGGTCGCTTTCGGGCACAGCAGAAGTCATACCAAGGAGGACCCTGTagagaagaagcccctggcaaCTCCTCTGGGTGACAAAAACTGTGGTGGGAAGAAAATTGTAAAGAAACAGCAGGCTCAGCCTCAGAAGGCTAAGCAACCAAAAGGGAAAAAAGTACTTGAGTTCTACCATCATAAGGCTGCCGCCTACAGCAGTTTAAAGGATTGGGACTGTCCTTACTGTAAAAGTAGTAATTTTTCCTGGCGTATATCCTGCTATAAGTGCAGGAAATCCTGTATAATGGTAAAGAATGGATGTGTTGCTCCAAAACAAACACACTAA